In Halopelagius longus, the following proteins share a genomic window:
- a CDS encoding glycosyltransferase — protein sequence MEPVSVAAFTDTYLPTVNGVTYTIETWRDRWQERGGRMDVVFPGSDEYDPTDGEFPVRSVAFPFYDGFRLGVPRVPEAVRDVDLVHAHTPFALGLSGMRLARRREIPFVASYHTPTGEYADYLTSRARVESGIESLSERYERWFFDRADAVVCPSEDACEHLVSEVGVETEVTVLSNGIDIERFVPTDAAEFRRRHDLPDGPILGYTGRHGYEKNLSEFVRAAEGLDATLVFGGDGPARSHLESLARERDVDARFLGFLPREELPAFYSVLDAFVFPSPVETQGLVALEANACGTPVVGVDAGALSDTVADGVTGYHYERGDVADCRDAIRRVLDERESLSESCLAKREELSVERAVDELAALYDRVRSKKRTARR from the coding sequence ATGGAACCGGTCTCGGTTGCCGCCTTCACAGACACGTACCTCCCGACGGTCAACGGCGTCACGTACACGATAGAGACGTGGCGCGACCGCTGGCAGGAGCGCGGCGGTCGGATGGACGTGGTCTTCCCCGGGAGCGACGAGTACGACCCCACCGACGGCGAGTTTCCGGTTCGGAGCGTCGCCTTTCCCTTCTACGACGGGTTCCGTTTGGGCGTGCCGCGCGTCCCCGAGGCGGTGCGGGACGTGGACCTCGTCCACGCGCACACGCCGTTCGCCCTCGGTCTGAGCGGGATGCGCCTCGCGCGACGGCGGGAGATACCGTTCGTCGCCTCCTACCACACGCCGACCGGCGAGTACGCGGACTACCTCACCTCGCGCGCGCGAGTCGAGTCCGGCATCGAATCGCTCTCGGAACGGTACGAGCGCTGGTTCTTCGACCGGGCCGACGCCGTCGTCTGCCCGAGCGAGGACGCATGCGAGCACCTCGTCTCGGAAGTCGGCGTCGAGACGGAGGTGACCGTCCTCTCGAACGGCATCGACATCGAGCGGTTCGTCCCGACGGACGCCGCGGAGTTCCGCCGCCGCCACGACCTACCGGACGGGCCCATCCTCGGGTACACCGGCCGACACGGGTACGAGAAGAATCTCTCGGAGTTCGTCCGCGCCGCGGAGGGACTCGACGCGACGCTGGTGTTCGGCGGCGACGGCCCCGCCCGGAGCCACCTCGAATCGCTCGCCCGCGAACGCGACGTCGACGCCCGGTTCTTGGGCTTCCTCCCGCGGGAGGAACTCCCGGCGTTCTACTCGGTGCTCGACGCGTTCGTCTTCCCGAGTCCCGTCGAGACGCAGGGGTTGGTCGCCTTGGAGGCCAACGCCTGCGGGACGCCCGTCGTCGGCGTGGACGCGGGAGCGCTCTCTGACACCGTCGCGGACGGCGTGACGGGCTATCACTACGAACGCGGCGACGTCGCGGACTGTCGCGACGCCATCCGGCGCGTGCTGGACGAACGCGAGTCGCTCTCGGAGTCGTGTCTGGCCAAGCGGGAGGAACTCAGCGTCGAACGAGCCGTCGACGAACTGGCGGCGCTGTACGACCGGGTTCGCTCGAAGAAAAGGACCGCTCGTCGCTGA
- a CDS encoding glycosyltransferase family 4 protein, translated as MRVLNYLELESELHRSGIGTATDQQRAALARTDADVDVVTSPWRGGHPARAPLSAALGRGFFREYDVAHCNLVGPGSVAVARHAKRNDIPLILHTHVTREDFADSFRGSNAVGPLLGRYLKWFYSQADLVLCPSAYTKRVLESYPVGAPVVPMSNGVDAESLSGFEGLREEYRERYGLDGMVVFAVGNVFERKGLTTFCELAEETDHDFAWFGPYDTGPHASKTVKKWVTDPPENVTFTGWIDDIRGAFGAGDVYLFPTKNENQGIAVLEAMACGKAVVLRDIPVFEEFYTHGHDCLKCSTRDEFRRALELLSRDEDLRRRLGENARETAAEHSLDRVGDRLMAAYREAYEANREGRSVDVSRLR; from the coding sequence CTGCGCGTCCTCAACTACCTGGAACTCGAATCCGAGTTACACCGAAGCGGCATCGGCACGGCGACGGACCAACAGCGCGCGGCACTCGCTCGCACCGACGCCGACGTGGACGTCGTCACTTCTCCGTGGCGCGGCGGACACCCGGCGCGCGCGCCGCTTTCTGCGGCCCTCGGACGCGGGTTCTTCCGCGAGTACGACGTGGCCCACTGCAACCTCGTCGGGCCGGGGTCCGTCGCCGTCGCCCGGCACGCCAAGCGCAACGACATCCCCCTGATTCTCCACACGCACGTCACCCGCGAGGACTTCGCCGACTCGTTTCGCGGGTCGAACGCCGTCGGCCCACTCCTCGGGCGGTACCTCAAGTGGTTCTACTCGCAGGCGGACCTCGTGCTCTGTCCCTCGGCGTACACGAAGCGCGTCCTCGAATCGTACCCCGTGGGCGCGCCCGTCGTCCCGATGTCGAACGGCGTCGACGCCGAGTCGCTGTCGGGGTTCGAGGGTCTGCGCGAGGAGTACCGCGAGCGGTACGGACTCGACGGGATGGTCGTCTTCGCCGTCGGCAACGTCTTCGAGCGGAAGGGCCTCACGACGTTCTGCGAACTCGCCGAGGAGACCGACCACGACTTCGCGTGGTTCGGGCCGTACGACACCGGGCCGCACGCCTCGAAGACGGTGAAAAAGTGGGTGACGGATCCGCCGGAGAACGTCACCTTCACCGGCTGGATAGACGATATTCGCGGCGCGTTCGGCGCGGGCGACGTCTACCTGTTCCCGACGAAAAACGAGAATCAGGGCATCGCCGTCCTCGAAGCGATGGCCTGCGGGAAGGCGGTCGTCCTCCGGGATATCCCCGTCTTCGAGGAGTTCTACACCCACGGCCACGACTGCCTGAAGTGTTCGACGAGAGACGAGTTCCGCCGCGCGCTCGAACTGCTTTCGCGCGACGAGGACCTCAGGCGGCGACTCGGGGAGAACGCCCGCGAGACGGCGGCGGAACACAGCCTCGACCGGGTGGGAGACCGGCTGATGGCGGCGTACCGCGAGGCGTACGAGGCGAACCGCGAGGGCCGGTCCGTGGACGTATCGCGGCTCCGGTGA
- a CDS encoding ribonuclease P protein component 4 translates to MGIPAERIERLHELAREATAEREFARAREYVRLARRIAERNRTGLPRAFRRYTCDDCDAYLRPGVNARVRLRPGRVVVRCDCGATKRYPHD, encoded by the coding sequence ATGGGCATCCCGGCGGAACGCATCGAACGTCTGCACGAACTCGCGCGGGAGGCCACCGCCGAACGGGAGTTCGCCCGCGCCCGCGAGTACGTCCGCCTCGCGCGGCGCATCGCGGAACGGAACCGGACCGGCCTCCCGCGGGCGTTCCGCCGCTATACCTGCGACGACTGCGACGCGTACCTCCGCCCCGGCGTCAACGCGCGCGTCCGACTCCGCCCCGGCCGGGTGGTCGTTCGCTGCGACTGCGGCGCGACGAAGCGCTACCCGCACGATTGA
- a CDS encoding YhbY family RNA-binding protein → MDKQELRKEAHDVDVTVWVGKSGIGAVTDELSDQLADRKLVKVKFLRAVRAGTTVEELADDLAERVNANVVETRGNTAVVTR, encoded by the coding sequence ATGGACAAACAGGAACTGCGGAAGGAAGCACACGACGTGGACGTGACGGTGTGGGTCGGCAAGAGCGGAATCGGCGCGGTGACCGACGAACTGTCCGACCAACTGGCCGATAGGAAACTCGTGAAGGTGAAGTTCCTCCGCGCGGTGCGGGCCGGAACCACGGTCGAAGAACTCGCCGATGACCTCGCGGAACGGGTCAACGCGAACGTCGTCGAAACGAGAGGTAACACCGCCGTCGTCACTCGATGA
- a CDS encoding mechanosensitive ion channel family protein codes for MSGAGLTLQVNGLDGVIARLFEGFLGEASAALLGKTVAFVVAFAVVYLVGKVVLLPFLSRMMHRRGLEPHARRPLRRIASVIVVFAALTVALTAAGLPNFLQSVATIAAAATLAIGLAMQDVLQNFVAGVFIFTDKPFRIGDWIEWEDNSGIVEDISFRVTRVRTFDNELLTVPNSQLTDDVIKNPVAKDKLRLQVPFGIGYDDDIDAATEIIVEEAEADSDILDDPAPSVRLTELGDSSVTLTSRVWISNPSRSDFVKTRAKYVQRVKERFDEAGIDIPYPNRTLSGDLTIADSDSLRASADD; via the coding sequence ATGAGCGGTGCCGGACTCACCCTCCAAGTGAACGGCTTAGACGGCGTAATCGCCCGACTGTTCGAGGGGTTCCTCGGAGAGGCGTCGGCCGCCCTCCTCGGCAAGACAGTCGCCTTCGTCGTCGCCTTCGCCGTCGTCTACCTCGTCGGGAAAGTGGTCCTCCTCCCCTTCCTCTCGCGGATGATGCACCGGCGGGGACTCGAACCGCACGCGCGGCGACCGCTCAGACGAATCGCCAGCGTCATCGTCGTGTTCGCGGCGCTGACCGTCGCGTTGACCGCGGCGGGATTACCGAACTTCCTGCAGTCCGTCGCGACCATCGCCGCGGCGGCGACCCTCGCGATCGGGCTGGCGATGCAGGACGTTCTGCAGAACTTCGTCGCGGGCGTGTTCATCTTCACCGACAAGCCGTTCAGAATCGGCGACTGGATAGAGTGGGAGGACAACTCCGGCATCGTCGAGGACATCAGCTTCCGCGTCACGCGGGTGCGGACGTTCGACAACGAACTGCTGACGGTGCCGAACTCCCAGTTGACCGACGACGTCATCAAGAACCCCGTGGCGAAGGACAAACTCCGCCTGCAGGTGCCGTTCGGAATCGGCTACGACGACGACATCGACGCCGCGACGGAGATAATCGTCGAGGAGGCGGAGGCCGACTCGGACATCCTCGACGACCCCGCGCCGTCCGTTCGCCTGACGGAACTGGGCGATTCCTCGGTGACGCTCACCTCGCGCGTCTGGATTTCGAACCCGAGTCGCTCCGACTTCGTGAAGACGCGCGCGAAGTACGTCCAACGCGTGAAGGAACGGTTCGACGAGGCGGGCATCGACATCCCGTACCCGAACCGAACGCTCAGCGGCGACCTGACCATCGCCGACTCGGATTCGCTCCGCGCCAGCGCGGACGACTGA
- a CDS encoding HD domain-containing protein, which translates to MDVTDIDDDGGREYRSGEDHAYPDEKLNEILPELLDDPEVTAYLEAQNVNAVTRKGYNDHGPKHIEIVRNRALRLYDLLKAGGVEFNGASDQGLEEADEPVIVALAATLHDIGHIVHRDEHAYYSIPLAADLLDRFLPKFYDRADAVRMKAEVLHAILCHHTEEDPLTREAGVIRVADALDMERGRSRIPYEKGGRGINTLSSRAIDNVALEPGDSRPVLVEIEMVNAAGVYQVDNLLKAKLNNSMLEDYIRIVAVNTRAEDQLVERIEL; encoded by the coding sequence ATGGACGTGACCGACATCGACGACGACGGCGGGCGTGAGTACCGGTCCGGAGAGGACCACGCCTACCCCGACGAGAAACTGAACGAGATTCTACCGGAACTGCTCGACGACCCCGAGGTGACGGCGTATCTCGAAGCGCAGAACGTCAACGCGGTCACGCGGAAGGGGTACAACGACCACGGGCCGAAACACATCGAAATCGTTCGGAACCGTGCGCTTCGCCTCTACGACCTGCTGAAGGCGGGCGGCGTCGAGTTCAACGGCGCGTCGGACCAAGGCCTCGAAGAGGCCGACGAACCGGTCATCGTCGCCCTCGCGGCCACCCTCCACGACATCGGACACATCGTCCACCGGGACGAACACGCCTACTACTCGATCCCCCTCGCCGCGGACCTTCTGGACCGCTTCCTCCCGAAGTTCTACGACAGGGCCGACGCCGTGCGGATGAAAGCGGAGGTGCTTCACGCCATCCTCTGTCACCACACCGAGGAGGACCCCCTCACGCGGGAGGCTGGCGTCATCCGCGTCGCGGACGCACTCGACATGGAACGCGGCCGGTCGCGCATCCCCTACGAGAAGGGCGGCCGCGGTATCAACACCCTCTCCAGTCGGGCCATCGACAACGTCGCCCTCGAACCGGGCGACAGTCGGCCCGTCCTCGTGGAGATAGAGATGGTCAACGCCGCGGGCGTCTATCAGGTGGACAACCTCCTGAAGGCGAAACTCAACAACTCGATGCTCGAAGACTACATCCGCATCGTCGCGGTCAACACGAGAGCCGAGGACCAACTGGTCGAACGCATCGAACTGTAA
- a CDS encoding redoxin domain-containing protein — protein MVEVGDDAPDFTAPLADGDVSTVTLSDRLDDAPLVLAFFPAAFTSTCTTEMCTFRDRMANFEDIGATVFGISVDTPFALNEFRDQNDLNFPLVSDTNREIVREYGVSMDFEKYGVEEVAKRAVFVVDGSGEVTYAWVSDDPGAEPDYEEVADAAETARA, from the coding sequence ATGGTCGAAGTCGGCGACGACGCCCCTGACTTTACGGCACCGCTCGCGGACGGTGACGTGAGCACCGTGACGCTCTCGGACCGCCTCGACGACGCGCCTCTCGTCCTCGCGTTCTTCCCCGCGGCGTTCACGAGTACGTGCACGACGGAGATGTGCACGTTCCGCGACCGGATGGCGAACTTCGAGGATATCGGCGCAACCGTGTTCGGAATCAGCGTCGATACGCCCTTCGCGCTCAACGAGTTCCGCGACCAGAACGACCTGAACTTCCCGCTCGTCAGCGACACGAACCGCGAGATAGTCCGCGAGTACGGCGTCTCGATGGACTTCGAGAAGTACGGCGTCGAGGAGGTAGCGAAGCGGGCGGTGTTCGTCGTGGACGGGTCCGGCGAGGTGACGTACGCGTGGGTGAGCGACGACCCCGGCGCGGAACCCGACTACGAGGAAGTCGCCGACGCCGCCGAGACGGCGCGCGCCTGA
- a CDS encoding Sec-independent protein translocase subunit TatA/TatB, which produces MSPTMTPLFPGIPGGPELLIVLLVLVLLFGANKIPKLARSTGQAMGEFKRGRNEIEEELKEFENGEEEDEEADTETATSTSTSTETN; this is translated from the coding sequence ATGTCACCGACCATGACCCCCCTCTTCCCGGGGATACCTGGCGGGCCGGAACTGCTCATCGTTCTGCTCGTCCTCGTGTTGCTGTTCGGCGCGAACAAGATTCCCAAACTCGCTCGCTCCACGGGTCAGGCGATGGGCGAGTTCAAGCGCGGACGCAACGAAATCGAGGAGGAACTGAAGGAGTTCGAGAACGGCGAGGAGGAGGACGAAGAGGCCGACACCGAGACGGCGACGTCCACGTCCACCTCGACCGAAACCAACTGA
- a CDS encoding sensor histidine kinase, which yields MTFWTDAVSLSRGRETVVAFGGFYLALGVGLAFVELLEGKPVSNVLVVSLFVVSAGIVLLYGGYRLPRTDIEPEFYPTIARWCLGGFGLMFASLALYQLEPAESISDPIRGYLVLTAFGSVAGFAVGSRDALAKTHARRLESRNAELERTRDELRRAVERLEESNHKLEESNERLEQFAYVVSHDLQEPLRMVTNYLSLIEDRYGHELDEDGEEFLEYAVDGAERMHAMIDGLLELSRLGTEEETFRKVDLDGVLDDVRKQLEMRIRESGAAVEIEELPTVRGEEDQLRQLFQNLVSNALEYSGDDPPTVHVSARRNGESEVIVSVRDEGIGIDPDEQERIFEIFQRLHTREECSGSGIGLALCQRIVERHGGDVRVESEPEEGSTFSVTLSAADT from the coding sequence ATGACGTTTTGGACGGACGCCGTATCTCTTTCCCGCGGAAGAGAGACAGTCGTCGCGTTCGGCGGCTTCTACCTCGCCCTCGGCGTGGGATTGGCGTTCGTGGAACTCCTCGAAGGGAAACCGGTGTCGAACGTGCTCGTCGTGTCGCTGTTCGTCGTTTCCGCGGGTATCGTGCTGCTCTACGGCGGATATCGGTTACCGCGTACCGATATCGAACCCGAGTTCTACCCGACCATCGCGCGGTGGTGTCTCGGCGGGTTCGGGCTGATGTTCGCTAGCCTCGCGCTCTATCAACTCGAACCCGCAGAGAGCATCAGCGACCCGATTCGGGGCTACCTCGTCCTCACGGCGTTCGGGAGCGTCGCGGGCTTCGCCGTCGGGAGCCGCGACGCGCTGGCGAAGACGCACGCCCGCCGCCTCGAATCGCGTAACGCCGAACTGGAGCGAACGCGGGACGAACTCCGGAGAGCGGTCGAACGGCTCGAAGAGTCGAACCACAAACTGGAGGAGTCCAACGAGCGCTTAGAGCAGTTCGCCTACGTCGTCTCCCACGACCTGCAGGAGCCCCTTCGGATGGTCACGAACTACCTCTCCCTCATCGAGGACCGATACGGCCACGAACTGGACGAGGACGGTGAAGAGTTCCTCGAGTACGCCGTCGACGGCGCGGAACGGATGCACGCGATGATCGACGGGTTGCTCGAACTGTCCCGACTCGGGACGGAGGAGGAGACGTTCCGGAAGGTGGACCTCGACGGGGTTCTCGACGACGTTCGAAAGCAACTCGAAATGCGGATTCGGGAGAGCGGTGCCGCGGTGGAAATAGAGGAGTTACCGACGGTGCGTGGCGAGGAGGACCAACTGCGCCAACTGTTCCAGAATCTGGTGAGTAACGCTCTCGAGTACAGCGGCGACGACCCCCCGACGGTGCACGTCTCCGCCCGGCGAAACGGAGAGTCGGAGGTGATAGTCTCCGTCCGGGACGAGGGAATCGGCATCGACCCGGACGAACAGGAGCGCATCTTCGAGATTTTCCAGCGACTCCACACCCGAGAGGAGTGTTCGGGTAGCGGAATCGGTCTCGCCCTCTGTCAGCGCATCGTCGAACGCCACGGCGGCGACGTCCGAGTCGAGTCCGAACCCGAAGAGGGGTCGACGTTCTCGGTTACGCTTTCGGCCGCCGATACGTGA
- a CDS encoding methyl-accepting chemotaxis protein, protein MGSIAGYAYTDSQNSVKEDVSNEIATSAELQAGQVARWVGQRNQTVQMLSEYQVMKTENALSINGFLMSEIDSIPDDVYSVHYVEAETNTVLASTNTSTLGETYTGKEAAWAADERNLTDGDDVYRSDIYMVGDRPTISWVSPVNGHDDYLVVINADVSKISSQLDTSVNGGFSMVVDTGDGEVMMDERGEAINEKYVLADAAAQAAGQSGMIEMAPVEGLIDEPSLLGYAPVERTDWSVAVHAPKSEAYVLATSVGKDFLLLLGTALAGLAFLGVTVGRSTVSSLKDLRSKAKELEAGNLEVEIESSREDEIGQLYGAFGSMRDTVRERIEDSRRTTEHLERQAADYSAVMSACADGDLTRRLDPDDENEAMRDIAMSFNGMMDELEATVVRIRSFADEVAAASEQVTSSTEEIQQASEQVSGAVQEISDGAARQNEHLETVNDEMTSMSATIEEVTSSASEVATTAEGAVERGKDARDYAQDAIEEMNVIETRTERRVDEVESLETEIKQISEIVEMIDSIAEQTNLLALNASIEAARAGEAGEGFAVVADEIKTLATEASEATDQIDSLISDAVASTEQAATDMHDTGEDVSNSVDVVEQALEAVEEVVVAFEETNRGIQEIDDTTEEQARTTEQVVSMVEDVAGVSAQTTAEAQNVSAASEEQTSSLTEVSTSVQSLADRAERLHSLLEQFEVQAGDSPPTATPDDAAPAAADGGEPTETTQSDD, encoded by the coding sequence ATGGGAAGCATCGCAGGGTACGCCTACACAGACAGCCAAAATTCGGTCAAGGAGGACGTCTCGAACGAGATAGCGACGTCCGCGGAGTTACAAGCCGGTCAGGTCGCCCGATGGGTGGGTCAGCGCAATCAGACGGTGCAGATGCTCTCCGAGTATCAGGTGATGAAAACGGAGAACGCACTGAGCATCAACGGGTTCCTGATGAGCGAAATCGACTCCATCCCGGACGACGTGTACTCGGTTCACTACGTCGAGGCGGAGACGAACACCGTCTTAGCGAGCACCAACACCTCCACGCTGGGCGAGACTTACACCGGTAAGGAGGCGGCGTGGGCGGCCGACGAACGTAACCTGACGGACGGCGACGACGTGTACCGCTCCGACATCTACATGGTCGGAGACAGGCCGACGATATCGTGGGTCTCTCCGGTCAACGGTCACGATGACTACCTCGTCGTCATCAACGCCGACGTCTCCAAGATCTCCTCGCAGTTGGACACGAGCGTCAACGGCGGGTTCAGCATGGTCGTCGACACCGGCGACGGCGAGGTGATGATGGACGAACGCGGGGAGGCGATAAACGAAAAGTACGTCCTCGCCGACGCGGCGGCGCAGGCCGCGGGCCAGTCCGGAATGATCGAGATGGCCCCCGTCGAGGGATTGATAGACGAACCGTCCCTCCTCGGATACGCCCCCGTCGAGAGGACCGACTGGTCGGTCGCCGTCCACGCCCCGAAGTCCGAGGCGTACGTCCTCGCAACGTCGGTCGGGAAGGACTTCCTCCTGCTTCTGGGAACCGCGCTGGCCGGACTCGCGTTTCTCGGCGTCACGGTCGGTCGGAGCACCGTCTCGTCGCTGAAGGACCTCCGATCGAAGGCGAAGGAACTCGAAGCCGGTAACTTGGAAGTCGAAATCGAGAGCTCCCGCGAGGACGAAATCGGGCAGTTGTACGGTGCGTTCGGGTCGATGCGGGACACCGTCCGCGAACGCATCGAGGACTCCCGCCGGACGACGGAACACCTCGAACGGCAGGCGGCCGACTACAGCGCCGTCATGTCCGCCTGCGCCGACGGCGACCTGACCCGACGCCTCGACCCCGACGACGAGAACGAGGCCATGCGGGACATCGCGATGTCGTTCAACGGGATGATGGACGAACTCGAAGCGACGGTCGTCAGAATCCGGTCGTTCGCCGACGAGGTGGCGGCCGCGAGCGAGCAGGTGACGTCGAGCACCGAGGAGATTCAGCAGGCCAGCGAACAGGTCAGCGGGGCGGTCCAAGAGATATCGGACGGCGCGGCGAGGCAGAACGAGCACCTCGAAACCGTCAACGACGAGATGACATCGATGTCCGCGACCATCGAGGAAGTCACCTCTTCGGCGTCCGAAGTCGCCACCACGGCGGAGGGGGCCGTCGAACGCGGGAAGGACGCCCGCGACTACGCGCAGGACGCCATCGAGGAGATGAACGTCATCGAGACGCGGACCGAACGCCGCGTGGACGAAGTGGAGTCGCTCGAAACGGAGATAAAGCAGATCAGTGAAATCGTCGAGATGATAGACAGCATCGCGGAGCAGACGAACCTGCTGGCGCTGAACGCCTCCATCGAGGCCGCCCGCGCCGGCGAGGCGGGCGAAGGGTTCGCCGTCGTCGCCGACGAGATAAAGACGCTCGCGACCGAGGCGAGCGAAGCGACGGACCAGATCGATTCGCTCATCTCCGACGCCGTCGCCTCGACCGAACAGGCCGCCACCGACATGCACGACACCGGCGAGGACGTCTCCAACAGCGTCGACGTGGTCGAACAGGCGCTGGAAGCGGTCGAGGAAGTCGTCGTCGCCTTCGAGGAGACGAACCGCGGCATACAGGAGATAGACGACACGACCGAAGAGCAGGCGCGGACGACCGAACAGGTGGTCAGCATGGTTGAGGACGTGGCGGGCGTGAGCGCTCAGACGACCGCCGAGGCGCAGAACGTCTCCGCCGCCTCCGAGGAACAGACGTCGTCGCTGACCGAAGTCTCGACCAGCGTCCAGTCGCTCGCCGACAGGGCCGAACGATTGCACTCCCTCCTCGAACAGTTCGAGGTCCAAGCGGGGGACTCTCCTCCGACCGCGACGCCGGACGACGCCGCGCCCGCCGCGGCCGACGGCGGCGAACCGACCGAGACGACGCAGTCCGACGACTGA